Proteins encoded together in one Hymenobacter monticola window:
- a CDS encoding oligosaccharide flippase family protein, which produces MPVILSVLSFLVGIKRFFGNISFVVLLNLLVKPGWLMVENLVQDRLGHATFGLVAALSVIATVVAALADLGLTPYAVRRVAAEPNFLAETFPTLLPLRGALNVVALPAMVLVGWLMGYRGPELLLLLGVGAALVLTQYGQFLRGTLQAHQKFNTDAVLSVVEKFVLLGAVLLLLPLGFSLPRYVGARLGAAAFTAVLTYGLMTRFFGRVKYRWQGPVARTALRASLPFALMTLVYGMNERIDMLMLERLASPTEAGYYAGAYRWVDAVMMYAWTVLPLFFAKFASVPKDAGAQRQLLMFGQRIVTLPMLFIVAFVLFRGEVVFWQFTHSSPAEVARMTLCLKILFLNVLVHAFFAIYSTLLTSTTHERAVSWLVGLSILLNIGLNLFLLPRYGAVAASLDTLLCAVAVSVGYLVLVARRTGVGVPGRLLARLLLAFGLLCGAWYMLQYGLFLSWWVEAGVMAVVFGLIVLGTGLVRRKELMSLTGKG; this is translated from the coding sequence GTGCCGGTTATCCTTTCCGTCCTTAGCTTCCTCGTCGGCATCAAACGGTTTTTTGGCAATATCAGCTTCGTCGTCCTGCTCAACCTGCTGGTGAAACCCGGCTGGTTGATGGTGGAAAACCTGGTGCAGGACCGGCTCGGGCACGCCACGTTTGGGCTGGTGGCGGCCCTCTCGGTCATCGCCACCGTGGTGGCCGCCCTCGCCGACCTTGGCCTGACGCCCTACGCCGTGCGGCGCGTGGCGGCCGAACCCAATTTCCTGGCCGAAACCTTTCCCACGCTGCTGCCCTTGCGCGGGGCCCTCAACGTGGTGGCCCTGCCCGCCATGGTGCTGGTGGGCTGGCTGATGGGCTACCGCGGCCCGGAGCTGCTGCTGCTGCTGGGCGTGGGGGCGGCGCTGGTGCTCACGCAGTACGGGCAGTTCCTGCGCGGTACCCTGCAGGCCCACCAAAAATTCAACACCGACGCCGTGCTCTCGGTGGTCGAGAAGTTTGTGCTGCTTGGGGCCGTGCTCCTATTGCTGCCGCTGGGCTTCTCGCTGCCGCGCTACGTGGGCGCCCGGCTGGGGGCGGCGGCGTTCACCGCCGTGCTCACCTACGGGTTGATGACGCGCTTTTTTGGGCGGGTGAAGTACCGCTGGCAGGGCCCGGTGGCCCGCACGGCCCTGCGGGCGAGCCTGCCCTTCGCCCTCATGACGCTGGTGTACGGCATGAACGAGCGCATCGACATGCTGATGCTCGAGCGCCTGGCCTCGCCCACCGAGGCCGGCTACTACGCGGGGGCTTACCGCTGGGTCGATGCCGTGATGATGTATGCCTGGACGGTGCTGCCGCTGTTTTTTGCCAAGTTTGCCAGCGTGCCGAAGGATGCCGGGGCCCAACGCCAGCTGCTCATGTTCGGGCAGCGCATCGTCACGCTGCCGATGCTTTTCATTGTGGCCTTCGTGCTGTTTCGGGGCGAGGTGGTGTTCTGGCAGTTCACCCACAGCTCCCCGGCCGAGGTGGCGCGCATGACCTTGTGCCTGAAAATTCTGTTTCTCAACGTGCTGGTGCACGCCTTTTTCGCCATCTACAGCACCCTGCTCACCAGCACCACCCACGAGCGGGCCGTGAGCTGGCTGGTGGGCCTGAGCATCTTGCTCAACATCGGCCTGAACCTGTTTTTGCTGCCCCGCTACGGCGCCGTGGCCGCCTCGCTCGACACGCTGCTGTGCGCGGTGGCCGTGTCCGTCGGCTACCTGGTGCTGGTGGCGCGGCGCACCGGTGTGGGCGTGCCCGGGCGGCTGCTGGCCCGGCTGCTCCTGGCGTTCGGGCTGCTGTGCGGCGCCTGGTACATGCTGCAATACGGCCTGTTCCTGAGCTGGTGGGTCGAAGCCGGCGTGATGGCGGTAGTGTTTGGGCTGATTGTGCTGGGCACCGGCCTGGTGCGGCGCAAGGAGCTGATGAGCTTGACGGGAAAAGGTTAA
- a CDS encoding GumC domain-containing protein — protein sequence MSAPSFSLVGLGPIINRWKNLVAGAVVLAAVVSIVVALLMPNVYRSTAIFIPTNPQTADPDRLLEENGQARNKLELGGRAEDLDRAITIGESQPVAELLIKKFNLYKHYEVGTPGDDLADNAVLKEFTDNLSIEHNERDAIELTFMDKDKNLAAQIANTLVQVIDSVNQQLTLENRRKVLDLYRHRYEYLSTSFERSRRELVGARKRYGIFGLEMQGRYMVKQLIETEAALRKAEASGGDVTGLRKALRGLTKRDGGNLINLESYVQGTDSMSMFTTRVADLQGRLVAARSAFETAELSLQGRLSSVYVVQKAYPATRKSKPVRWLIVTGSVVLTFVLSVIFIALLELYRRNRPGAARLA from the coding sequence ATGTCTGCACCTTCTTTCTCGCTGGTGGGCCTCGGGCCCATTATCAACCGCTGGAAAAACCTCGTGGCCGGGGCCGTCGTCCTGGCCGCCGTTGTGAGCATTGTGGTGGCGCTGCTGATGCCCAACGTGTACCGCTCCACCGCCATTTTCATTCCCACCAACCCCCAAACCGCTGACCCCGACCGCCTGCTGGAAGAAAACGGCCAGGCGCGCAACAAGCTGGAGCTGGGCGGCCGGGCCGAAGACCTGGACCGGGCCATCACCATCGGCGAGTCGCAGCCGGTGGCCGAGCTGCTCATCAAGAAATTCAACCTCTACAAGCACTACGAGGTGGGCACGCCCGGCGACGACCTGGCCGACAACGCCGTGCTGAAGGAGTTTACCGACAACCTGTCCATTGAGCACAACGAGCGCGACGCCATCGAGCTCACGTTCATGGACAAAGACAAAAACCTGGCCGCCCAGATTGCCAATACCCTGGTGCAGGTCATCGACTCGGTGAACCAGCAGCTCACGCTGGAAAACCGCCGCAAAGTGCTCGACCTCTACCGCCACCGCTACGAGTACCTGAGCACCAGCTTCGAGCGCAGCCGCCGCGAGCTGGTGGGCGCCCGCAAGCGCTACGGCATCTTCGGCCTCGAAATGCAGGGCCGCTACATGGTGAAGCAACTCATCGAAACCGAGGCGGCCCTGCGCAAGGCCGAAGCCAGCGGCGGCGACGTGACCGGCCTGCGCAAGGCCCTGCGCGGCCTCACCAAGCGCGACGGCGGCAACCTCATCAACCTGGAAAGCTACGTGCAGGGCACCGACTCGATGAGCATGTTCACCACCCGCGTGGCCGACTTGCAGGGCCGCCTCGTGGCCGCCCGCTCGGCCTTCGAAACCGCCGAGCTGAGCTTGCAGGGCCGGCTTTCCAGCGTGTACGTGGTGCAAAAGGCTTATCCGGCCACTCGGAAATCCAAGCCCGTGCGCTGGCTCATCGTGACGGGCTCGGTGGTGCTCACGTTTGTGCTGTCGGTCATTTTCATTGCCCTGCTCGAGCTCTACCGCCGCAACCGGCCCGGGGCCGCCCGCCTGGCGTGA
- a CDS encoding O-antigen ligase family protein, with product MNPSVNNLWQRFRQAYDGPQQLFMAFIGLLLLGGAGAALTHLPALLLPAGLAVALLVALVEWRWIYYLLFFLLPFSEEISLFGGLSMDVPSEPLMLALTGCVGAALLLGTGRIPGREWQHPLIILLGLMLLWAAVDTFFSVDTLKSFKYMLAKVWYLTPFVLGTLLIIRRPADAWRFASFYATGAALSVLYVASRHATKGFSFADINWALRPFFRNHVIYATMLALLIPFCWFALRAATKAGSKLAWRAVLGLLLFGLLTSYTRASMLSLPIAALFFGVMHLRFTKVVLVAVAIGTGLAVAHIATGDNYMEFAPNYERTIFNGKNFEKHLEATYKMQDVSGMERVYRWVAAARMIADKPVVGSGPATFYPEYKRYTIKSFRTYVSDNPEKSTTHNYFLLQLAEQGIPGFVLFLVFVSTALLKAESLYHRARQQPEVRRVILAATMSLVVIVFHLTLNELVEADKIGPVFFICIALLIRCESWLAEGVPQEDTPTV from the coding sequence GTGAACCCGTCCGTAAACAACCTTTGGCAGCGGTTCCGGCAGGCCTACGATGGGCCGCAGCAACTGTTCATGGCCTTCATCGGCCTGCTGCTGCTGGGCGGCGCGGGCGCGGCGCTCACACACCTGCCGGCCCTGCTGCTGCCGGCGGGCCTGGCTGTGGCCCTGCTGGTGGCCCTGGTGGAGTGGCGCTGGATTTACTACCTGCTGTTTTTCCTACTGCCCTTCTCCGAAGAAATCAGCCTGTTTGGCGGCCTAAGCATGGACGTGCCCTCCGAGCCGCTCATGCTGGCCCTGACCGGGTGCGTGGGCGCGGCACTGCTGCTGGGCACGGGTCGCATTCCGGGCCGCGAGTGGCAGCATCCCCTCATCATTCTGCTGGGCCTGATGCTGCTGTGGGCGGCCGTAGACACGTTTTTCTCGGTCGATACGCTTAAGTCGTTCAAGTACATGCTGGCCAAGGTGTGGTACCTCACGCCGTTTGTGCTGGGCACGCTGCTCATCATCCGCCGCCCGGCCGATGCCTGGCGCTTTGCGTCTTTCTACGCCACCGGGGCGGCGCTGAGCGTGCTGTACGTGGCGAGCCGGCACGCCACCAAGGGCTTCAGCTTCGCCGACATCAACTGGGCGCTGCGGCCGTTTTTCCGCAACCACGTCATCTACGCCACCATGCTGGCGCTGCTGATTCCGTTCTGTTGGTTTGCGTTGCGCGCGGCCACCAAGGCCGGGTCCAAACTGGCCTGGCGGGCGGTGCTGGGGCTTTTGCTGTTTGGCCTGCTTACGTCCTACACGCGAGCGTCGATGCTCTCGCTGCCCATTGCGGCGCTGTTTTTTGGGGTGATGCACCTGCGCTTTACCAAGGTGGTGCTGGTGGCCGTGGCCATTGGCACGGGCCTGGCCGTGGCCCACATTGCCACCGGCGACAATTACATGGAATTTGCGCCCAATTACGAGCGCACCATCTTCAACGGCAAGAACTTCGAGAAGCACCTCGAAGCCACCTACAAGATGCAGGACGTATCGGGCATGGAGCGGGTGTACCGCTGGGTGGCCGCCGCCCGCATGATTGCCGACAAGCCCGTGGTGGGCAGCGGCCCCGCCACCTTCTATCCCGAATACAAGCGCTACACCATCAAGAGCTTCCGCACCTACGTGAGCGACAACCCCGAGAAATCAACCACTCACAACTACTTCCTGCTGCAACTGGCCGAGCAAGGCATTCCCGGCTTTGTGCTCTTTCTTGTCTTCGTCAGCACGGCGCTGCTCAAGGCCGAAAGCCTCTACCACCGCGCCCGCCAGCAGCCCGAAGTGCGCCGCGTCATTCTGGCCGCCACCATGTCGCTGGTAGTCATTGTGTTCCACCTCACACTCAATGAGCTGGTGGAAGCCGACAAGATTGGCCCGGTGTTCTTCATCTGCATCGCCTTGCTGATTCGCTGCGAAAGCTGGCTGGCGGAAGGGGTACCTCAAGAAGACACGCCAACCGTTTAA